One Brassica napus cultivar Da-Ae chromosome A5, Da-Ae, whole genome shotgun sequence DNA window includes the following coding sequences:
- the LOC125608738 gene encoding plastidial pyruvate kinase 3, chloroplastic-like has protein sequence MAATGQISTRMTVDRTLSSSRNAGLSLSPSPQRTLIGVSGRSGIAHRQLSLSVRAINTNEDSRKVKVYAENGAFDLGVMDPSVEPYKFAEPRTSHNDSRRKTKIVCTIGPSSSSREMIWKLAEAGMNVARLNMSHGDHASHQITIDLVKEYNSLFVDKAIAIMLDTKGPEVRSGDVPQPIFLEEGQEFNFTIKRGVSMKDTVSVNYDDFVNDVEVGDILLVDGGMMSLAVKSKTSDLVKCVVIDGGELQSRRHLNVRGKSATLPSITDKDWEDIKFGVDNQVDFYAVSFVKDAKVVHELKNYLKTCSADISVIVKIESADSIKNLPSIISACDGAMVARGDLGAELPIEEVPLLQEEIITRCRNIHKPVIVATNMLESMINHPTPTRAEVSDIAIAVREGADAIMLSGETAHGKFPLKAVNVMHTVALRTEASLPVRTSAIRTTAYKGRMGQMFAFHASIMANTLNTPIIVFTRTGSMAVLLSHYRPSSTIFAFTNQRRIMQRLALYQGVMPIYMEFSDDAEDTYARSLKLLQDENMLKEGQHVTLVQSGAQPIWREESTHLIQVRKIKIG, from the exons TCCGTCAGAGCGATTAACACCAATGAAGATAGCCGGAAAGTCAAGGTTTATGCAGAGAACGGCGCTTTCGATTTG GGAGTGATGGATCCTTCAGTGGAGCCATATAAATTTGCGGAGCCAAGAACAAGTCATAATGATTCGAGGAGGAAAACTAAGATTGTGTGTACCATTGGACCTTCCTCTAGCTCTCGTGAAATGATTTGGAAACTCGCGGAAGCAGGAATGAATGTGGCTCGTTTGAATATGTCTCATGGAGATCATGCTTCTCATCAGATTACTATTGATCTTGTTAAAGAATACAACTCTCTCTTTGTTGACAAAGCCATTGCTATCATGTTGGATACAAAG GGTCCTGAGGTTCGAAGTGGGGATGTACCTCAGCCGATCTTCCTTGAAGAGGGTCAAGAGTTTAATTTTACCATCAAGAGAGGGGTCTCCATGAAAGACACCGTCAGTGTCAACTATGATGATTTTGTTAACGATGTCGAAGTTGGAGACATACTTTTGGTCGATG GTGGAATGATGTCACTAGCTGTTAAGTCCAAGACGAGCGATTTGGTGAAATGTGTAGTTATTGACGGTGGAGAGCTTCAATCTAGACGTCACTTGAATGTTCGAGGAAAGAGTGCTACTCTTCCTTCCATAACAG ACAAAGATTGGGAAGACATCAAATTTGGAGTGGACAACCAAGTTGATTTCTATGCTGTCTCTTTTGTTAAGGATGCTAAAGTTGTCCATGAGTTGAAAAACTACCTCAAAA CCTGCAGTGCGGATATCTCTGTGATTGTGAAAATTGAAAGCGCAGATTCTATAAAGAATCTTCCTTCCATTATATCGGCTTGTGATGGG GCAATGGTTGCTCGTGGAGATCTTGGAGCTGAACTTCCCATTGAGGAGGTTCCCTTGTTACAG GAGGAGATAATCACAAGGTGTAGGAACATTCATAAACCAGTGATTGTCGCCACAAACATGCTAGAGAGTATGATTAATCATCCAACACCTACAAGAGCTGAAGTATCTGACATTGCAATTGCAGTGCGCGAAGGAGCAGATGCAATCATGCTTTCTGGTGAAACCGCACACGGAAA GTTTCCTCTGAAAGCTGTTAACGTGATGCATACCGTGGCTTTGAGAACTGAGGCTAGTCTACCTGTTAGAACCTCAGCAATCCGGACCACTGCTTACAAG GGTCGCATGGGCCAAATGTTTGCTTTCCATGCTTCTATAATGGCGAATACACTGAACACACCGATAATTGTGTTCACAAGAACTGGATCCATGGCAGTGCTTCTGAGTCACTACCGCCCGTCCTCAACAATTTTCGCCTTCACAAACCA GAGGAGAATAATGCAGAGGCTGGCTCTTTACCAAGGTGTCATGCCTATATACATGGAGTTTTCTGATGATGCAGAAGATACATATGCCCGTTCCTTGAAACTCCTACAG GACGAGAATATGCTCAAGGAAGGACAACATGTAACGCTTGTCCAAAGTGGTGCGCAACCCATTTGGCGTGAAGAATCAACACATCTCATACAAGTCCGTAAGATTAAGATAGGTTGA